The uncultured Roseibium sp. genome contains a region encoding:
- a CDS encoding bacteriocin codes for MKKLIVLAAAGLLLAACQSDSQRDRALVGGGLGAATGAVIGSAIDGGGAGGALAGAAIGAVGGAVVGGATTPKNCVAYDRYGRPYRVACP; via the coding sequence ATGAAGAAGTTGATTGTTCTCGCGGCTGCCGGCCTGCTTTTGGCGGCCTGCCAGTCGGACAGCCAGCGTGACCGCGCGCTCGTCGGCGGCGGCCTCGGTGCTGCAACCGGGGCAGTCATCGGTTCGGCCATTGATGGTGGCGGCGCTGGTGGCGCACTTGCCGGTGCAGCAATCGGTGCAGTTGGTGGCGCAGTCGTCGGTGGGGCAACCACGCCGAAGAACTGCGTAGCTTACGACCGCTACGGCCGTCCGTACCGGGTTGCATGCCCGTAA